A segment of the Candidatus Hydrogenedentota bacterium genome:
GCGCAGCACCGCGGCCAGCGGCAAGATTCTGATCGAAGGCAACCAGGCGACCGCGATGGGCATGGTCTTCGGCGGGATTACGTTCGCGTCGTGGTACCCGATCACGCCGAGCAGCAGCGTGTGCGAATACCTGATGGGGTTCCTGGAAAAACACCGCCGCGAGCCGGACGGCAAGAATAATTACGTGGTGCTTCAGGCCGAGGACGAACTCGCGGCGATCGGCATGGTGCTTGGCGCAAGCTGGGCCGGCGCCCGCGCGTTCACGGCAACGTCCGGCCCGGGCATTTCGCTCATGGCGGAGATGGCCGGGCTGTCCTATTTCGCGGAAGTGCCTGCCGTCGTCGTGGACGTGCAGCGGATGGGCCCAAGCACAGGCCTCCCGACGCGTACCGCGCAGGGCGACATTGGTAAGGCCTACATGCTGTCGCACGGCGACTGCAAACACATCCTGCTCATTCCCGGCAACATGCGCGAGTGCTACGAGTTTGCCATGGAGTCGCTCGAGCTAGCCGAAAAATTCCAGACCATGGTGTTCCTGATGTCCGACCTCGACCTTGGCATGAACAAGTGGATGTCCGAACCATTCTCGTACCCGGACAAACCGATCTCGCGGGGCAAGGTCCTGTCGAAGGAAGACTTGAGCAATAACGGCACGTTCGCGCGTTACAAGGACATTGATGGCGACGGCATTCCGTACCGGACAGTCCCGGGGACGGATCACCCCGGCGCTGCATTCTTCACCCGCGGCACCGGGCATACGGAGACGGCCGCGTATTCGGAAAAGCCCGACGCGTGGCAGCGCAACATCGACCGGCTGTCGCGCAAGTTCGATACGGCGCGGGAGTGCGTGCCGGCCCCGGTTGTTGACGCCGGGAGCGGCGCAGAGATCGGCATCATTGCGTACGGCTCGACAGACGCGGCAGTCGCCGAGGCGCGCCACATCCTCGAACACGAGTACGGAATTAAGACCGACTACCTGCGCATCCGCGCACTGCCGGTCAACGGCGCGGTCAACGCGTTCTGTTCCTCGCACCGGAAGGTGTTGATTGTGGAGCAGAACCGCGACGCACAGGTCGCGGCAATTCTGAAGAGCGAATATCCGGAACTTGCGCCACGCTTCAAGAGTGTCTTGCACTATAACGGCTTGCCCGTCGACGCGGACACGCTCGTTGGTAAGATTCGCACGCATGCGGAAAGCTAGAAGAGGAACCGAATGAGCAGCACAGTCGCAGCACCGCCCGCCAAGACCCCAAAGACCAATCGAATCGGCTTGACCCTCAAGGACTACCAAGGGGCGGAATCGACATTGTGCGCGGGCTGCGGCCACGACGCCATCACGAGTTCGATCATCAAGGCCTTCTACGACCTCGGCGTGCCGCCGCACATGGTCGCCAAGCTCAGCGGTATCGGCTGCTCGAGCAAGACGACGAACTACTTTCTAAACGGCTCGCATGGGTTCAACTCCGTGCACGGCCGCATGGCCACCATCGCCACCGGCGCCAATCTGGCGAACCGCCACCTCGTCAATATTGGGGTATCCGGCGACGGCGATACCGCCTCGATCGGACTTGGCCATTTCTGCCACATGGTGCGCCGCAACGTCCACGTGGTCTATATCATCGAAAACAACGGGTGCTACGGTCTGACCAAAGGCCAGGCGTCCGCCACGGCGGACAAAGGCACAATCATGAAGAGCGGGATTACCATCCAGAGCCAACCGGTCGATTTGTGCGCGTTGGCAATCGAGATGGGCTGCGGGTTCGTGGCGCGGTCGTTTTCCGGCGATACGCAGCAGGTGCGTACACTCATCAAGGCGGCCGTCGCTCACACCGGCACCGCGGTGCTGGACATCGTTTCGCCGTGCGTTACCTTCAACAACCACGAGGGCTCGACCAAGAGCCAGGTGTACGCGCGCGACCACGAAGAGCCGCTGCACGAAATGGACTTCATCCCGCATTACGAGAACATCAGCGTGGAATACGAGCCCGGCACGACCAAATTGGTCAAAATGCACGACGGCTCCCGCGTAACGTTGAAGAAACTCGAAGTGGAGTACGACGCGCACGACCGC
Coding sequences within it:
- a CDS encoding 2-oxoacid:ferredoxin oxidoreductase subunit beta, translated to MSSTVAAPPAKTPKTNRIGLTLKDYQGAESTLCAGCGHDAITSSIIKAFYDLGVPPHMVAKLSGIGCSSKTTNYFLNGSHGFNSVHGRMATIATGANLANRHLVNIGVSGDGDTASIGLGHFCHMVRRNVHVVYIIENNGCYGLTKGQASATADKGTIMKSGITIQSQPVDLCALAIEMGCGFVARSFSGDTQQVRTLIKAAVAHTGTAVLDIVSPCVTFNNHEGSTKSQVYARDHEEPLHEMDFIPHYENISVEYEPGTTKLVKMHDGSRVTLKKLEVEYDAHDRMKALELLSQARENNLFYTGLIYFNPNIVPLDEHVKLVDEPLAHLPESRVRPSKEAFDSIMKSFG
- a CDS encoding 2-oxoacid:acceptor oxidoreductase subunit alpha is translated as MSQAVAGEAKETASPDPWQQINDVVIRIATPNGSGSQSANNALMRSIFTMGVPVNSKNLFPSNIQGLPTWFTIRASEHGWQSARNRTDLCIAMNPQTAAEDIAELQAGAMLIVRESLKHLVTRDDLSVYIVPFNKIVNTVCEETRLRKMVINMIYVGVVAYLIGIDFEEVEKAIHWQFAKKAKAAELNTKAARAGFDYAVGNLPAQSRYVLRRSTAASGKILIEGNQATAMGMVFGGITFASWYPITPSSSVCEYLMGFLEKHRREPDGKNNYVVLQAEDELAAIGMVLGASWAGARAFTATSGPGISLMAEMAGLSYFAEVPAVVVDVQRMGPSTGLPTRTAQGDIGKAYMLSHGDCKHILLIPGNMRECYEFAMESLELAEKFQTMVFLMSDLDLGMNKWMSEPFSYPDKPISRGKVLSKEDLSNNGTFARYKDIDGDGIPYRTVPGTDHPGAAFFTRGTGHTETAAYSEKPDAWQRNIDRLSRKFDTARECVPAPVVDAGSGAEIGIIAYGSTDAAVAEARHILEHEYGIKTDYLRIRALPVNGAVNAFCSSHRKVLIVEQNRDAQVAAILKSEYPELAPRFKSVLHYNGLPVDADTLVGKIRTHAES